CGAACGGCTGCGCTGTTCCCGCGGGGAAGGGCGCGCAGTCGTGCCTGAGGATCGTCGTCCGGCAGCACGTGCGCGATGCCGGTGTGCCACCGTCCCCGCATCAGCAGCCGAACCCTCGGCTCGGCCACCAGGTTCTTGACGTACTGCGAACGCAGACCGTGCTCGGAGACCAACCAGAACGAGTCGCCCACCAGTCGCCCACCCACCGGATTGCGGCGGGGCTGTCCGGACGTGCGACCCGTGGTCTCGAGCA
Above is a window of Aeromicrobium senzhongii DNA encoding:
- a CDS encoding nitroreductase/quinone reductase family protein; translated protein: MTEKSVPGQRRKQAVVNVFQRYVANPVVRRIAGRIPGAPVLLETTGRTSGQPRRNPVGGRLVGDSFWLVSEHGLRSQYVKNLVAEPRVRLLMRGRWHTGIAHVLPDDDPQARLRALPRGNSAAVRALGTSLLTIRVDLDRDGAVGGSRVS